A genomic region of Plasmodium malariae genome assembly, chromosome: 14 contains the following coding sequences:
- the PmUG01_14036400 gene encoding protein phosphatase PP2A regulatory subunit A, putative — translation MGDKKAQEILDGMQSFDCKTRLKYMKELKVLCHIIGMERTKMELVEFLYNIIEDDSDVLIELSNNLVFLTNFINNVNNCYFLCDLILNFIITYEKEININGYNAFKNYIHKCDSSTLINIIYPRIIRLANNESDNYRIGVSKIIPILIERCIYEDQANYMKSFIHLFLELCQDQSILVKKSCCDKFCNFLKILKRYREHIHNSAYTTIKHEQYVKEIDVKEVHNNSDIDSVNKNIKKSNHRLWKQIKENKNEGEAEELKKREEENVIMNADGDKAWVLAPNSISPSSITPSGIMPNGITPSSITPSGITPNGTSPNEGTPNSALPWGGKGEWSSLSDRTSEKKTKIFVDKIWEKAQEIYRSFFYPINGLDEVQISAVSILNEVLYNDPNFVNNLDQVLTSICNDESWRVRAVLANNIQEILKNQKNDDLSVILLLLLKDLDSNVRSIVLNNLDRILVHSKIKVNILDEIFEDLKKDIDSNNIHLKISLCKLLCTLPDVLDKDGSIEYILPLFLLFIRIEESNLKSELFICLHKISKLISFFDMKQIIIPLSKEIVKSKNWRLRCSLYYHLKFFDHFFLYQNKENSSSNYVDFWNYMHTGAKDLVYSIRIEVAETLYFLIKNRNFSFFEKGLTYLLNDLKESTNYINRISCLQFISKLVILFPLQYIENYILKVIKDLSKDKISNIRYNIVKTIYYINKYVKHVLTIITNNTYDELINNVTKMIDQKNKENKQNCSTPRHKNNNTHYFHFLENRQNLLNYKMHNKGDSFLINSCHLSSLSFYHNMKNIITNKNSCEHILNFLSDILNSLEKDIDNDVSKASYSLKNNDFFFYISSVNTFNTVCKPIK, via the coding sequence ATGGGGGACAAGAAAGCACAAGAAATACTAGATGGAATGCAATCATTTGATTGTAAAACTcggttaaaatatatgaaggaGTTGAAAGTATTATGCCATATCATAGGCATGGAGAGGACGAAAATGGAGTTAgttgaatttttatataacataatagaAGATGATTCAGATGTTTTGATAGAGTTATCAAATAATTTGGTATTCTTAACAaactttataaataatgtaaataactGCTATTTTCTGTGTGacttaatattaaattttataataacgtatgaaaaggaaataaatataaatgggtataatgcttttaaaaattatatacataaatgtgaTAGTAGTACATtgattaatattatatacccAAGAATAATAAGATTGGCCAATAATGAAAGTGATAATTATCGTATTGGAGTCAGTAAAATTATACCAATCTTAATAGAaagatgtatatatgaagacCAAGCtaattatatgaaatctTTTATTCACTTGTTTCTAGAATTGTGTCAGGACCAGAGTATATTAGTCAAAAAATCTTGTTGTGATAAATTTtgtaactttttaaaaatattaaaaaggtatagagagcatatacataattcTGCATATACAACTATAAAACATGAGCAATATGTAAAAGAAATTGATGTAAAGGAAGTCCATAATAACAGCGATATTGATAGTGTTAACAAGAACATTAAGAAGTCAAATCACCGCTTATGGAAGCagataaaggaaaataaaaatgaagggGAAGCTGAGGaactaaaaaaaagggaagaagAAAATGTTATAATGAATGCTGATGGCGATAAAGCATGGGTGCTTGCTCCAAACAGTATATCGCCAAGTAGTATTACACCAAGTGGAATTATGCCAAATGGTATTACACCAAGTAGTATTACGCCAAGTGGTATTACGCCAAATGGCACTTCTCCAAATGAAGGTACGCCAAATTCAGCCCTTCCATGGGGAGGCAAAGGGGAGTGGAGTTCACTTAGTGATAGAACAAgtgaaaagaaaacaaaaatctTTGTAGACAAAATATGGGAAAAGGCTCAAGAAATATACCgtagttttttttatccaaTAAATGGGTTGGATGAAGTCCAAATTAGTGCAGTGTCCATATTAAATGAGGTTTTATACAATGACCCTAATTTTGTGAATAATTTGGATCAGGTTTTAACTAGTATATGTAATGATGAGAGTTGGAGAGTTAGGGCAGTGTTAGCAAATAATATACAAGAAATtctaaaaaatcaaaaaaatgatgatttATCTGtgatattgttattattgttaaaagATTTGGACAGTAATGTACGTAGTATTGTTTTGAATAACTTGGATAGAATATTAGTTcattcaaaaattaaagtaaatataCTGGATGAAATATTTGAAGATTTAAAGAAAGATAttgatagtaataatatacacTTGAAAATTTCGTTATGCAAATTATTATGTACCTTACCAGATGTTTTAGATAAGGACGGATCAATCGAATATATTCTTCcactatttttactttttattagaaTAGAAGAAAGTAATTTGAAAtcagaattatttatttgcttacataaaatatcaaaacttatatctttttttgatatgaaacaaataattattccACTAAGTAAAGAAAttgtaaaaagtaaaaattggAGACTACGATgttctttatattatcatttaaaattttttgatcatttttttttatatcaaaataaagaaaatagcTCTTCGAATTATGTAGATTTCTGgaattatatgcatacagGAGCTAAGGATTTAGTGTACTCTATTAGGATAGAGGTAGCTGAaactttgtattttttaattaaaaatagaaatttttctttttttgaaaagggattaacatatttattaaatgattTAAAAGAGTCtactaattatataaatagaataaGCTGTTTACAATTTATATCAAAACTAGTTATACTATTTCCTTTacaatatattgaaaattatattttaaaagttatCAAAGATCTAAGCAAAGACaaaataagtaatattaGGTATAACATAGTTAAgactatatattatataaataaatatgttaaacATGTTCTGACTATAATcacaaataatacatatgatGAATTGATAAATAATGTAACTAAAATGATTGAtcagaaaaataaagaaaataagcaaaattgCAGCACCCCTAGgcacaaaaataataatactcactattttcattttttggaaaatagACAAAATCTTCTAAATTATAAGATGCATAATAAAGGCGattcctttttaataaattcgTGTCATTTATCTTCACTCTCATTTTATCATAACATGaagaatataattacaaaCAAGAACAGCTGTGAACATATCTTAAATTTCTTATCAGACATACTAAATTCCTTGGAAAAAGACATTGACAATGATGTATCCAAGGCTTCGTactcattaaaaaataatgatttctttttttacataagtTCTGTAAATACATTTAACACTGTTTGTAAGCCAATTAAGTGA
- the PmUG01_14036500 gene encoding conserved Plasmodium protein, unknown function — protein MGAQFFFYILILFFAFNSGKGAADTISDSYKNNLNYNVDLSSFKNISKKMEFNNLKKLLLTKNILKGIGTIMMIMFSVFVILDKISHSKELENYRKREEDLTSRLKSAENDMLLSREDYGKKVEEIQSVINKIIFHTLNNKNIS, from the coding sequence ATGGGcgcacaattttttttttatatactcatcctattttttgcatttaatTCGGGAAAAGGTGCTGCAGATACGATAAGTGATAGCTACAAGAATAATTTGAATTACAATGTGGATTTatcatcttttaaaaatatatcaaagaAGATggaatttaataatttaaaaaaacttcTTTTGACAAAAAACATTTTGAAGGGTATAGGAACtataatgatgataatgtTTTCtgtatttgtaattttagaCAAGATTTCACATTCTAAAGAATtagaaaattatagaaaaaggGAGGAAGATTTAACAAGTCGATTAAAGTCAGCAGAAAATGATATGTTATTATCTAGGGAGGATTATGGTAAGAAGGTTGAAGAAATTCAAAgtgtaattaataaaataatttttcatactctaaataataaaaatatcagttaa